The Aquidulcibacter paucihalophilus genomic interval GCTCCGTCTCGGCCCGGGTCCGGTCGGCCTTCGTCCGCCCGTGGGCGGCGCGGTTGGCACTGGCCGTTGCCTTCGCCGCGGCCTTCGCCCGGTCCTTGCGCACC includes:
- a CDS encoding DUF4169 family protein; amino-acid sequence: MGEVVNLNRVRKDRAKAAAKATASANRAAHGRTKADRTRAETERERAARLLDGSKLED